Genomic window (Cellulosilyticum lentocellum DSM 5427):
TACAGATGATAAGCTTTGTCCTATTTGTAAGGATTCTAATAGGGCTAATGGTCAAATTATGGTGGTAGAAGACCCGAGAGATATGGCAGCTTATGAAAAAACGAAGGAATTTAAAGGACTGTATCATATACTACATGGTGCTATTTCGCCTATGATGGGAGTAGGTCCTAGTGATATCAAGATTAAAGAGCTTTTAGAGCGTATCCAAAAGGAAGCCATCGAAGAAGTGATTATTGCCACTAATCCTAATATTGAGGGTGAGGCAACAGCTATGTATATTAGTAAGTTATTAAAGCCCCTTGGTATAAAAATTACCCGTATAGCTCATGGTGTACCAGTAGGTGGAGATTTGGAGTATGTAGATGAAATTACACTTACCAGAGCGTTAGAAGGTAGACGTGAAATGTAGTGAAAAGAGATTATTAAGGAGAAAACTTAATAATCTCTTTTTGCATTTAATTAACTAAATAAATAAGGTGTTTTTAAGTTAGAATATTTTAATAAAATGTATTTTTCATTTTATATTACTTTTCTGTATGTTATACTATAAAAAATAGTGTAAGGAGTGGTCTGATGCAAATTAAGAAAAAATTACCTTTAATAATGATAAGTTTAATTTGTGTGCCGCTACTTATTTTGGCTGTTGTTATCTATCTATATTCGGCTAATAATCTGATTAGGAGAAGTGAAAATAATATTAAACAATTAGCTACTTCTGAAGGAAGAGCTTTAGAGGCATTAATAAAAGCTAAAGAGTACCGTGTACAAGTATTAGCCACAGATGAGCGTATTATAGATGCATTAAATGAAAAAGAAAGTAACGCTACTAGGATGAGTAGCTTGAAGGTGGAGAAGGCTAAAGAACTTTTGAAACAAGTATGTACAAATGAAGATATATATGAGGCTTTTTTGATTGATAAAGAGGGAAACATCTTTATTGATAGTAATGAGGAATCGGAACAGATTACTTTAAAAGATCAAGAGATGTACGAAAACGTATTAAAAGGCGAAACTGTTTTTTCGGACATTTTATTTTCTAATACGGAAAGTGGTAAGGTTATTAATATCACTGTACCGGTAAAAAATGAATACGATGAAGTTATCGGAGCAGTGTGCCAAGTTATATTTAATAATTGGTTTAGTGATTTTAGTAAGAATATTAAAATTGAACAAACAGGCTATGCTTACATATTGGATGAAAAGCTAAATTTTATTGCTCACCCGGATATTATTAAAGAAGGGGAGGCTTTAGTGAGTGATGGGATGAGGCAGATGATTAAAGAGGCTTATGATAAAGAAGAAAATCATGGTGCAGGTGTTTATACATATAAAGGACAAGAAAAATATGGTTCTTTTTATATTGTAGGAGATATAGATTGGATTATCTGTGTTGTTCAAAACGTAAAAGAGATAGAAAAACAAGCAGTAATAGAATTTTTACTCATTATTATGAGTATTATTGTACTTGTTATTATCGTAAGTATAGCAAGTATGCAGATTTCTAAGAAGATTACAAGGCCAATAGATCAACTCACTACAATAATAAGTCATGCGTCAGATGGTGATTTTGGTCAGATTTGTTCTTATGCAGGCAATGATGAAATTGGTGTTCTTTCGAAGCATTATAATCAAATGCTAAAAAGTCTAGGAGAAAGTCATAGTGATTTGAATCATGTATGTGAAGAATTATCTGCCACTCAAGCCGAATTGAAAAATAACATTGAGGAATTAACAAGGAGTAAAGAAGCGCTTCTGATTAGCGAGAAACGATATAAAACGACCCTAAATGCCATTGAAGAAGTGATTTGGGAGTATAATGTTAAAACCAAGACTTTTTTTGCTACAGAGAAGTGGGAAGAATTAGTGGGGTGTAGTAGTAATAACATTAAAATTTTTAATGTTATTAAGGATACGTTAGAGCCTCATCATATAGAAGTATTTATGTTAGTGCTGAAAGGGTGTATAGAAGGAAGGAACGATAGTTTTAGTCAAGAACTTTATATGAAGAATGAACATAGGTGGCTATTATGTAAAGGACATGTTGTTCGAAGTGAAAATGGCAAATTAGATAAGTTGATTGGTATATTAACGGATATTACAGATAATAAGGCTAATGAGGAGCGTGTTAGAAAATTAGCATTTTTTGATGTTTTAACAGGATGCTTAAATAAGCAGACCTTTATGGAGAGTTTAGAGACGTGGCTCTCACCTGGTGAAGCTATTAAAGATGCAGCTCTCTTATTTATAGATCTTGATGATTTTAAGAAAATTAATGACACATTAGGCCATGAGATGGGAGACAAACTGCTAAATTACGTAGCGAAAGTACTTAGACATATTATTCCACAAGATTCTTTCATAAGTCGTTTTGGAGGAGATGAGTTCGTTATCTTTAAAACCAGTGTTTCTGACTTAGGTGAAATTCAGGAAATGGTATATTCTATTCTTAATATATTTCAAGATCCAATTCGTATTGATGGAAAGGATATTCACATTACATGTAGTATCGGTATTGCTTTGTATCCGTTAGATGGGACAAGCGGGGATATACTTCTTAAAAATGCAGATACAGCCATGTATAAAGCGAAAGATAATGGTAAAAACAGCTATAGCTTCTATGCTCCAGATATGTCAAAGTCATTGGATAGAAAGCTTTTAGTAGAAGGTGCTCTTAGAGAAGCGATAGGAAAGAATACGCTTTATTTACAATACCAGCCTATAATAGAGCTTAAGACTGGAAAAACAGTGGCGGCAGAAGCCTTATTAAGGTTAAAGGATGATGAGTTAGGTTTTATATCACCAGGTGAGTTTATTCCTATTGCAGAAGAAACGGGACTTATTATTCCCACAGGTGATTGGGTTATAGAAAATGCTTTAAGAGAATTAAGTTATTATAGATTAGTTGGATATGAAAGCTTAAGTATAACCATTAATGTATCTTCATTACAAATGAAGGATAGAAATTTTATTGATAAACTTAAGTTGATGGTACAAAATGCTAAAATTCCACCTGAATTTATTAAGTTAGAAGTGACAGAATCTGTTTTTATGGAAAATGTGGAAAAAAGTATAAACTTATTCCGTGAGATTAAGAAGATGGGAATTAAATTAGCGCTAGATGACTTTGGAACAGGCTATTCTTCCCTTAATTATTTGCGTAGCATTCCACTAGATATTTTAAAGATTGATAAATCGTTTATAGATGAAATCACAACAAGCAGAGTTTTATCTGAAATAGTTGATAGTATTATTGGAATGGCACACACACTTGATATTCTCGTAGTAGCAGAAGGAGTAGAAAGTGAA
Coding sequences:
- the recR gene encoding recombination mediator RecR, with the protein product MVALIEELSRLPGIGSKSAQRLAFHIISMPVEKVEHLANTLVAAKKHINYCEKCCTITDDKLCPICKDSNRANGQIMVVEDPRDMAAYEKTKEFKGLYHILHGAISPMMGVGPSDIKIKELLERIQKEAIEEVIIATNPNIEGEATAMYISKLLKPLGIKITRIAHGVPVGGDLEYVDEITLTRALEGRREM
- a CDS encoding EAL domain-containing protein; the protein is MQIKKKLPLIMISLICVPLLILAVVIYLYSANNLIRRSENNIKQLATSEGRALEALIKAKEYRVQVLATDERIIDALNEKESNATRMSSLKVEKAKELLKQVCTNEDIYEAFLIDKEGNIFIDSNEESEQITLKDQEMYENVLKGETVFSDILFSNTESGKVINITVPVKNEYDEVIGAVCQVIFNNWFSDFSKNIKIEQTGYAYILDEKLNFIAHPDIIKEGEALVSDGMRQMIKEAYDKEENHGAGVYTYKGQEKYGSFYIVGDIDWIICVVQNVKEIEKQAVIEFLLIIMSIIVLVIIVSIASMQISKKITRPIDQLTTIISHASDGDFGQICSYAGNDEIGVLSKHYNQMLKSLGESHSDLNHVCEELSATQAELKNNIEELTRSKEALLISEKRYKTTLNAIEEVIWEYNVKTKTFFATEKWEELVGCSSNNIKIFNVIKDTLEPHHIEVFMLVLKGCIEGRNDSFSQELYMKNEHRWLLCKGHVVRSENGKLDKLIGILTDITDNKANEERVRKLAFFDVLTGCLNKQTFMESLETWLSPGEAIKDAALLFIDLDDFKKINDTLGHEMGDKLLNYVAKVLRHIIPQDSFISRFGGDEFVIFKTSVSDLGEIQEMVYSILNIFQDPIRIDGKDIHITCSIGIALYPLDGTSGDILLKNADTAMYKAKDNGKNSYSFYAPDMSKSLDRKLLVEGALREAIGKNTLYLQYQPIIELKTGKTVAAEALLRLKDDELGFISPGEFIPIAEETGLIIPTGDWVIENALRELSYYRLVGYESLSITINVSSLQMKDRNFIDKLKLMVQNAKIPPEFIKLEVTESVFMENVEKSINLFREIKKMGIKLALDDFGTGYSSLNYLRSIPLDILKIDKSFIDEITTSRVLSEIVDSIIGMAHTLDILVVAEGVESEEQLSILKEKGCDFIQGYFFSKPLMPNQLEERLQEEKYA